The following coding sequences lie in one Halorarum halophilum genomic window:
- a CDS encoding DUF6884 domain-containing protein, whose protein sequence is MPTLGLVQAGSDAPREPTPAGTAYDTEFFRLKREFARISYDEWLVVSGPHGLVEPDETVECEGVRFADMEPAGRARWAMGVVTDLAARVRRNEYDEVAVLADRDVRETLIERGGLRTRIGAAGATTVEPLAGLGGEERQRTWLAEQLAIRRQRGE, encoded by the coding sequence ATGCCGACGCTCGGACTCGTCCAGGCCGGTTCGGACGCGCCACGCGAGCCGACCCCCGCCGGGACGGCGTACGACACGGAGTTCTTCCGCCTGAAGCGCGAGTTCGCCCGGATCAGTTACGACGAGTGGCTCGTCGTATCGGGACCACACGGGCTGGTGGAGCCCGACGAGACGGTCGAGTGCGAGGGGGTCCGCTTCGCCGACATGGAGCCGGCCGGGCGCGCCCGGTGGGCGATGGGCGTCGTGACCGACCTCGCGGCGAGGGTCCGCCGGAACGAGTACGACGAGGTCGCCGTGCTCGCCGACCGCGACGTCCGCGAAACGCTGATCGAACGCGGCGGCCTCCGCACGCGTATCGGCGCCGCGGGGGCGACGACGGTCGAACCGCTCGCCGGCCTCGGCGGGGAGGAGCGGCAGCGAACCTGGCTCGCGGAGCAGCTGGCGATCCGGCGGCAGCGAGGGGAGTAG
- a CDS encoding glutamate--cysteine ligase family protein: MEEGDVGLAGRVEDVLDVDLEEFGHQAAVDAETVKALLREGAFDNHQSIVGLEYEFYAVSEGRWRGDEGPVEAYSLTRVPRRLLDLIGFEKELGLHNAEMTTSPQPLNDHGLRAQGAEVRARLSAAQETTAAEGMRLVSDGMWTIPPAGETARGYLADSVVDDGVRVATNMSDSVRYHAMANGPATAETFAIEAPHVELEADTVMPESLITSIQPHYQVPNAEDVPTYHNIALRVAGPLLALAVNSPFFPPDLYADDASPEEILDDGWHENRIPVFESVMNGGDAGEKVRFPDDLDTVADAVDRIAADATIVPMPVGGGDRFDDAFATLRRKHGTYWRWVRPVFDGATRSDANARIEFRPLPAQPTVRDSVAFLAAFAGLMESLSRRRHPVADQDWATAEANFSAAVEDGIDADLTWVTTDGAETTSREAVFEDLLAHAEAGLEDAGCDEETAKRHLAPLRHRVETGVTPAGWKRAEVRDRLADGDDFDEAVTGMQREYIARQTDTLLDGCFADW; this comes from the coding sequence ATGGAAGAGGGTGACGTCGGTCTCGCCGGGCGGGTGGAAGACGTGCTGGACGTGGACCTCGAGGAGTTCGGCCACCAGGCCGCCGTCGACGCGGAGACCGTGAAGGCGCTGCTCCGGGAGGGGGCGTTCGACAACCACCAGTCGATCGTCGGGCTCGAGTACGAGTTCTACGCCGTCTCCGAGGGGCGGTGGCGCGGCGACGAGGGGCCCGTGGAGGCGTACTCGCTCACGCGGGTCCCCCGGCGCCTGCTCGACCTCATCGGGTTCGAGAAGGAACTGGGACTGCACAACGCGGAGATGACGACCAGCCCGCAGCCGCTGAACGATCACGGCCTCCGGGCGCAGGGTGCCGAGGTGCGCGCGCGGCTCTCGGCCGCCCAGGAGACGACGGCCGCGGAGGGGATGCGACTCGTGAGCGACGGGATGTGGACGATCCCGCCGGCCGGTGAGACGGCGCGCGGCTACCTCGCCGACTCCGTCGTCGACGACGGCGTCCGGGTGGCGACCAACATGAGCGACTCCGTCAGGTACCACGCGATGGCGAACGGCCCGGCGACCGCGGAGACGTTCGCCATCGAGGCCCCCCACGTGGAACTGGAGGCCGACACCGTGATGCCAGAGAGCCTCATCACGTCCATCCAGCCCCACTACCAGGTGCCCAACGCCGAGGACGTCCCGACGTACCACAACATCGCGCTCAGGGTGGCCGGACCGCTGCTCGCGCTCGCCGTCAACTCCCCGTTCTTCCCGCCGGACCTGTACGCCGACGACGCGTCGCCGGAGGAGATCCTGGACGACGGGTGGCACGAGAACCGCATCCCCGTCTTCGAGTCCGTGATGAACGGCGGCGACGCGGGCGAGAAGGTCCGGTTCCCGGACGACCTCGACACCGTGGCGGATGCGGTCGACCGCATCGCCGCGGACGCGACGATCGTCCCGATGCCCGTCGGCGGCGGGGACCGGTTCGACGACGCCTTCGCGACCCTCCGGCGCAAGCACGGGACCTACTGGCGGTGGGTCCGGCCGGTGTTCGACGGGGCGACGCGTTCGGACGCGAACGCCCGCATCGAGTTCCGCCCCCTGCCCGCCCAGCCCACGGTCCGGGACTCCGTCGCCTTCCTGGCCGCGTTCGCCGGCCTGATGGAGAGCCTCTCCCGCCGGCGCCATCCGGTCGCCGACCAGGACTGGGCGACCGCCGAGGCGAACTTCTCCGCCGCAGTCGAGGACGGCATCGACGCCGATCTGACGTGGGTCACGACGGACGGCGCGGAGACGACCTCTCGCGAGGCCGTGTTCGAGGACCTGCTCGCGCACGCCGAGGCCGGCCTCGAGGACGCGGGGTGCGACGAGGAGACGGCGAAGCGCCACCTCGCACCGTTGCGGCACCGCGTCGAGACCGGGGTGACGCCGGCCGGCTGGAAGCGTGCGGAGGTCCGCGACCGACTCGCGGACGGCGACGACTTCGACGAGGCGGTCACGGGGATGCAACGCGAGTACATCGCGCGCCAGACGGACACCCTGCTCGACGGGTGCTTCGCCGACTGGTAG
- a CDS encoding DNA topoisomerase IV subunit A → MSTDSNGETDAQLNEERAREQLVELAAEFYDQFDQGDVPRMTLPTRTKSNIVFDEDSDVWVYGDRTSSRTANSVRGARKLLKAIYTVDFLAQQLEEDRSSTLRELYYLSESWDSEDAQFSDQDESNQLVEDLEIVSEVTREDFHMRPEESGATLMGPLLLREQTRRGEREIHCQEDVGEGGYQIPNNPDTIEFLDHDIDFVMCVETGGMRDRLVENGFDDDYNCLVVHLKGQPARATRRITKRLHDELDLPVLVFTDGDPWSYRIFGSVAYGSIKSAHLSEYLATPEAQYVGIRPQDIVEYDLPTDPLSDSDVNALESELDDPRFQTDFWEEQIELQLDIGKKSEQQALASRGLDFVTDTYLPDRLKEMGVL, encoded by the coding sequence ATGAGCACTGATTCGAACGGAGAGACGGACGCACAGCTGAACGAGGAGCGGGCCCGCGAACAGCTCGTGGAGCTCGCCGCCGAGTTCTACGACCAGTTCGACCAGGGAGACGTCCCGCGGATGACGCTCCCGACCCGGACGAAGAGCAACATCGTCTTCGACGAGGACAGCGACGTCTGGGTGTACGGCGACCGCACCTCCTCACGGACGGCCAACTCCGTCCGCGGGGCGCGGAAGCTCCTGAAGGCGATCTACACGGTCGACTTCCTCGCCCAGCAACTGGAGGAGGACCGCTCGTCCACCCTGCGTGAGCTGTACTACCTCAGCGAGTCGTGGGACTCCGAGGACGCCCAGTTCAGCGACCAGGACGAGTCGAACCAGCTCGTGGAGGACCTCGAGATCGTCTCCGAGGTCACCCGCGAGGACTTCCACATGCGCCCGGAGGAGTCCGGCGCGACGCTGATGGGGCCGCTCCTCCTCAGGGAGCAGACCCGACGCGGCGAGCGCGAGATCCACTGCCAGGAGGACGTTGGCGAGGGGGGCTACCAGATCCCCAACAACCCGGACACCATCGAGTTCCTCGACCACGACATCGACTTCGTCATGTGCGTCGAGACCGGCGGGATGCGCGACCGGCTCGTCGAGAACGGGTTCGACGACGACTACAACTGCCTCGTCGTCCACCTGAAGGGCCAGCCAGCCCGAGCGACCCGGCGCATCACCAAGCGCCTCCACGACGAACTCGACCTCCCGGTGCTGGTGTTCACAGACGGTGACCCGTGGTCCTACCGCATCTTCGGCTCGGTCGCGTACGGCTCCATCAAGTCCGCGCACCTCTCGGAGTACCTCGCGACGCCCGAGGCCCAGTACGTCGGCATCCGCCCGCAGGACATCGTGGAGTACGACCTCCCGACCGACCCGCTGTCGGACTCGGACGTCAACGCGCTCGAGTCGGAACTCGACGACCCGCGCTTCCAGACCGACTTCTGGGAGGAGCAGATCGAGCTCCAGCTCGACATCGGGAAGAAGTCCGAGCAGCAGGCGCTCGCCTCGCGCGGCCTCGACTTCGTGACCGACACGTACCTCCCCGACCGGCTGAAGGAGATGGGCGTCCTCTAG
- a CDS encoding zinc ribbon domain-containing protein, producing the protein MPSGDRYCSACGARLTPGDRFCSQCGNGVDTGGSAGGSASSGSSLDADRAWLRRRVEDYRVRGWTLEHDHGDRVVLVDRGFGSLPVHFVLLLLTGGVGNVLYAWYRHTSGAPRREIRADGSERSYPDDARLGVDPWMAAGAVLGFLFVVTAALTFAAGAASAASGPLVLVTGVLFLAIALGVTYFPLAARQGNVPLSTVGRKRTVSTDRVRNPPEPCAACGDRVRSGVRRAYADRWYLAGLPLRTYESGENVYCRECFEGESDTDGPDVEAELDESTETERA; encoded by the coding sequence GTGCCCTCCGGCGATCGCTACTGCTCGGCCTGCGGCGCACGACTCACACCCGGTGACCGGTTCTGCTCGCAGTGCGGCAACGGGGTCGATACCGGCGGCTCCGCCGGCGGTTCGGCGAGTTCCGGGTCGTCCCTCGACGCCGACCGGGCGTGGCTCCGCCGCCGCGTCGAGGACTATCGGGTGCGCGGCTGGACGCTCGAACACGACCACGGCGACCGCGTGGTGCTCGTCGACAGGGGGTTCGGGTCGCTCCCGGTCCACTTCGTCCTGCTGCTGCTCACGGGCGGCGTCGGGAACGTCCTCTACGCATGGTACCGCCACACCTCCGGAGCGCCCCGCCGGGAGATCCGCGCCGACGGCTCCGAGCGCTCGTACCCCGACGACGCCCGCCTGGGCGTGGACCCCTGGATGGCCGCCGGCGCCGTACTCGGCTTCCTGTTCGTCGTCACCGCCGCACTCACGTTCGCGGCCGGCGCCGCCTCCGCCGCGTCCGGGCCGCTCGTGCTGGTCACCGGCGTGCTGTTCCTCGCGATCGCCCTCGGGGTGACCTACTTCCCGCTCGCCGCGCGGCAGGGCAACGTCCCGCTCTCGACGGTCGGGCGGAAACGGACGGTCTCGACCGACCGCGTCCGCAACCCTCCGGAGCCGTGTGCGGCCTGCGGCGACCGGGTCCGATCGGGGGTGCGTCGCGCCTACGCGGACCGGTGGTACCTCGCGGGGCTACCGCTCCGAACGTACGAGTCGGGCGAGAACGTGTACTGTCGCGAGTGTTTCGAGGGTGAGAGCGACACCGACGGTCCGGACGTGGAAGCCGAACTCGACGAGTCGACCGAGACCGAGCGCGCCTAG
- a CDS encoding NAD-dependent epimerase/dehydratase family protein produces the protein MDVLVTGAHGVVGTAITDYLGDDDRYDFTLLDVEEGDGPGETVVADVLEYEELRPHFDDQDAVVHLARIPGLDGPDSRAVGWSDPLAGELEAITNVYEAAIDADLDSVVYASSNHAVGMVEVRNEPEVYHDTGIRIGHEEPHRPDSLYGVTKTYGEDLGRLAAEAHGIQCYGLRIGAVRSPEYDHPYGDAERGVDDGKWERGSDEYEEQVARMKGLWQSRRDLAHLVDCCLQDDSVEWDHFYGVSANDRRWLDDLDRSRTVIGYDPRDNGEEWDGPPE, from the coding sequence ATGGACGTTCTCGTAACCGGCGCGCACGGCGTCGTCGGCACGGCCATCACGGACTACCTCGGCGACGACGACCGGTACGACTTCACGCTCCTCGACGTCGAGGAGGGGGACGGTCCCGGCGAGACCGTCGTCGCGGACGTTCTCGAGTACGAGGAGCTCCGCCCCCATTTCGATGATCAGGACGCGGTGGTCCACCTGGCGCGGATCCCGGGGCTGGACGGCCCGGACTCCCGGGCGGTCGGCTGGTCGGACCCGCTCGCCGGCGAACTCGAGGCGATCACCAACGTGTACGAAGCGGCGATCGACGCGGACCTCGACTCGGTCGTCTACGCATCGTCGAACCACGCGGTCGGGATGGTCGAGGTGCGGAACGAACCCGAGGTCTACCACGACACCGGAATCAGGATCGGCCACGAGGAGCCCCACCGTCCCGACTCGCTCTACGGCGTCACGAAGACGTACGGGGAGGACCTCGGCCGTCTCGCCGCGGAGGCCCACGGAATCCAGTGCTACGGGCTGCGCATCGGCGCCGTCCGGTCCCCGGAGTACGACCACCCGTACGGCGACGCCGAGCGGGGCGTCGACGACGGCAAGTGGGAACGGGGGAGCGACGAGTACGAGGAGCAGGTCGCCCGCATGAAGGGGCTCTGGCAGTCGCGACGGGATCTGGCGCACCTCGTCGATTGCTGTCTGCAGGACGACTCGGTCGAGTGGGACCACTTCTACGGCGTGAGCGCGAACGACCGGCGGTGGCTCGACGACCTCGACCGCTCCCGGACGGTCATCGGGTACGACCCGCGGGACAACGGCGAGGAGTGGGACGGGCCACCGGAGTAA
- a CDS encoding CBS domain-containing protein, whose product MDLPTPQDLRERRTSLDLTQAALAERAGVSQPLIARIEGGDVDPRLSTLRGIVEALEEVEGDVVRARDLMHEEIISVAPDDSVREAVAEMDAEAYSQLPVLQGGIPVGSISQSDVIHAGEDAGDLPVSEVMSESFPTVGPDATVDEIRNLLDHYKAVMVTDGGEAVGIITEADLAAQLS is encoded by the coding sequence ATGGACCTCCCGACGCCACAGGACCTGCGCGAACGGCGCACGTCCCTCGATCTCACCCAGGCCGCGCTGGCCGAGCGCGCCGGGGTCTCCCAGCCGCTCATCGCCCGCATCGAGGGCGGCGACGTCGACCCGCGCCTCTCCACCCTCCGGGGGATCGTCGAGGCGCTGGAGGAGGTGGAGGGCGACGTCGTCCGCGCGCGGGACCTGATGCACGAGGAGATCATCAGCGTCGCTCCCGACGACAGCGTCCGCGAGGCGGTCGCGGAGATGGACGCCGAGGCGTACTCCCAGCTCCCGGTGCTCCAGGGCGGCATCCCGGTGGGCTCGATCTCACAGTCCGACGTCATCCACGCCGGCGAGGACGCCGGGGACCTCCCCGTGAGCGAGGTGATGTCGGAGTCGTTCCCGACCGTCGGCCCCGACGCGACGGTGGACGAGATCCGGAACCTGCTTGACCACTACAAGGCCGTGATGGTCACCGACGGCGGCGAGGCGGTCGGCATCATCACCGAGGCCGACCTCGCGGCGCAGTTGTCCTGA
- a CDS encoding MBL fold metallo-hydrolase encodes MTIRHDSLSVEWRGYATVRIETTSGFVVYLDPGRYGVLDDYPKDGDLVCVTHDHHYDSDGIERVAARDATVVVYEGVDADRIDRDVVPVANLDRAVERVGEEDRISVGAVDVWTVPAYNDPDGPHARADGTVPHPLGLGVGYRLSIDGVSVFWPGDGDALDAYAELDVSLFLANIGGGSVPDRHESADLAERMDPDLVLPVHYGTSESLAADSAAFAADVAGRGVPVVLDERGVELSEVDAPA; translated from the coding sequence ATGACCATCCGCCACGACTCGCTGTCGGTCGAGTGGCGCGGCTACGCCACGGTCCGCATCGAGACGACGTCCGGGTTCGTCGTCTACCTCGACCCCGGCCGGTACGGCGTGCTCGACGATTACCCGAAGGACGGCGACCTGGTCTGCGTCACGCACGACCACCACTACGACAGCGACGGAATCGAGCGCGTCGCCGCGCGGGACGCGACCGTCGTCGTCTACGAGGGGGTCGACGCCGACCGGATCGATCGCGACGTGGTCCCGGTCGCGAACCTCGACCGGGCGGTCGAGCGCGTCGGCGAGGAGGACCGCATCTCGGTCGGCGCCGTCGACGTCTGGACCGTCCCGGCGTACAACGACCCGGACGGCCCGCACGCCCGCGCGGACGGGACCGTCCCGCACCCGCTCGGCCTCGGCGTCGGCTATCGGCTGTCGATCGACGGCGTCTCCGTCTTCTGGCCCGGGGACGGCGACGCGCTCGACGCCTACGCTGAACTCGACGTCTCGCTGTTCCTCGCCAACATCGGCGGCGGGTCGGTCCCGGACCGGCACGAGAGCGCCGACCTCGCCGAGCGCATGGACCCGGACCTCGTGCTCCCGGTCCACTACGGGACGTCGGAGTCGCTGGCGGCCGACTCGGCCGCGTTCGCGGCCGACGTGGCCGGTCGCGGCGTTCCGGTCGTCCTCGACGAGCGCGGCGTCGAACTGTCGGAGGTGGACGCCCCCGCGTAA
- a CDS encoding MBL fold metallo-hydrolase: MTDTGVSLRDGIHIDLSDGTRVVADASSPSGDVNVLTHAHGDHLFRASPGPVVCSPATADIARHRRTNAIVEPGTDPRVELVSAGHVAGSTAAVVTDPDGTRYCYTGDVSTRDRLYLDGFDPPDVDVLVVESTYGRPEYVLPSQAEVEGEINDWLDETMDCPVLLFGYSLGRAQKLQVLAEAAGRDRVFVTDGVAGVNAAVEPHVDATFGSATFGPDVDLGPGDALVLPRGRGTRDLVARLRDERDAVTAGFSGWAVDESFRYRGDYDATFPLTDHCDFRELCELVEAANPDRVYTTHGFTDELAIELTRRGFEATALRKGQAMLGDF; the protein is encoded by the coding sequence GTGACCGATACCGGCGTCTCGCTACGGGACGGCATCCACATCGACCTCTCCGACGGGACGCGCGTCGTGGCCGACGCGTCCTCGCCGAGCGGCGACGTGAACGTCCTTACCCACGCCCACGGCGACCACCTCTTCCGCGCCAGCCCTGGCCCCGTCGTCTGCTCCCCGGCCACCGCCGACATCGCGCGCCATCGCCGGACAAACGCCATCGTCGAACCGGGCACGGATCCGCGGGTCGAACTGGTGAGCGCCGGCCACGTCGCCGGCTCCACCGCCGCCGTCGTCACCGACCCCGACGGCACGCGCTACTGCTACACCGGCGACGTCTCGACGCGCGACAGGCTCTACCTCGACGGTTTCGACCCGCCGGACGTCGACGTGCTCGTCGTCGAGTCGACCTACGGGCGCCCGGAGTACGTCCTCCCATCGCAGGCCGAGGTGGAGGGGGAGATAAACGACTGGCTCGACGAGACGATGGACTGCCCAGTCCTGCTGTTCGGCTACTCGCTCGGCCGCGCCCAGAAGCTCCAGGTACTCGCCGAGGCGGCCGGCCGCGACCGGGTGTTCGTGACGGACGGCGTCGCCGGGGTGAACGCGGCGGTGGAGCCCCACGTCGACGCCACCTTCGGCTCCGCGACGTTCGGGCCGGACGTCGACCTCGGCCCGGGCGACGCGCTCGTGCTCCCCAGGGGGCGGGGAACCCGCGACCTCGTCGCGCGACTGCGGGACGAGCGCGACGCCGTCACGGCCGGGTTCTCGGGCTGGGCGGTGGACGAGTCGTTCCGCTACCGCGGCGACTACGACGCGACGTTCCCGCTCACGGACCACTGCGACTTCCGGGAGCTGTGCGAACTCGTCGAGGCGGCGAACCCCGACCGGGTGTACACGACCCACGGGTTCACCGACGAGCTGGCGATCGAGCTGACCAGGCGTGGGTTCGAGGCGACGGCGCTCCGGAAGGGACAGGCGATGCTCGGGGACTTCTGA
- a CDS encoding DUF555 domain-containing protein, which translates to MSNYLVALEAAWLVRDVEDIDDAIGVAVSEAGKRLNQQDKEYVEVDVGATGCPACGEPFDSAFIAANTALVGLLLEINIFNADSEEHASRIAKSEVGGALRDVPLDVIEVIETEEDDDTDR; encoded by the coding sequence ATGAGCAACTACCTCGTCGCGCTCGAAGCGGCATGGTTGGTACGTGACGTCGAGGACATCGACGACGCCATCGGCGTCGCGGTCAGCGAGGCGGGGAAGCGGCTGAACCAGCAGGACAAGGAGTACGTCGAGGTCGACGTCGGGGCGACGGGCTGTCCCGCCTGCGGCGAGCCGTTCGACTCCGCGTTCATCGCCGCCAACACGGCGCTGGTCGGACTCCTCCTCGAGATCAACATCTTCAACGCCGACAGCGAGGAGCACGCCAGCCGCATCGCCAAGAGCGAGGTCGGCGGCGCGCTCCGGGACGTCCCCCTCGACGTCATCGAGGTCATCGAGACCGAGGAGGACGACGACACGGACCGCTGA
- the psmB gene encoding archaeal proteasome endopeptidase complex subunit beta has translation MRPTDDLGDLNPRRGDETVFGPELGEFPNADQRAQSAEKGEGMKTGTTTVGLKTDDGVVLATDMRASLGRMVSSKDVQKVEQIHPRGALTIAGSVSAAQNLIQTLKAETNLYEARRGKEMSMRALSTLTGNLLRSGAFYIVQPILGGVDEEGPHVFSIDPAGGMTEEEYTVTGSGSQYALGVLEQEYDEDLTVGDAKTVAARAIKSAVERDLASGNGINVAVVTEEGVDITRHKDIDELLGAEA, from the coding sequence ATGCGACCAACCGACGACCTCGGTGATCTCAACCCGCGTCGTGGCGACGAGACCGTCTTCGGTCCGGAACTCGGGGAGTTCCCCAACGCCGACCAGCGCGCCCAGTCGGCCGAGAAGGGCGAGGGGATGAAGACCGGGACGACGACCGTCGGCCTCAAGACCGACGACGGCGTCGTGCTGGCGACCGACATGCGCGCCTCCCTCGGCCGCATGGTCTCCTCGAAGGACGTCCAGAAGGTCGAGCAGATCCACCCGCGCGGCGCGCTCACCATCGCGGGGTCGGTCTCGGCCGCCCAGAACCTCATCCAGACGCTGAAGGCCGAGACGAACCTCTACGAGGCCCGCCGCGGCAAGGAGATGAGCATGCGCGCGCTCTCGACCCTGACGGGCAACCTGCTCCGCTCGGGCGCCTTCTACATCGTCCAGCCAATCCTCGGCGGCGTCGACGAGGAGGGTCCGCACGTCTTCTCCATCGACCCGGCCGGCGGCATGACCGAGGAGGAGTACACCGTCACCGGCTCCGGTTCCCAGTACGCGCTCGGCGTGCTCGAACAGGAGTACGACGAGGACCTCACGGTCGGGGACGCGAAGACCGTCGCCGCACGCGCTATCAAGTCCGCCGTGGAGCGCGACCTGGCCTCCGGTAACGGCATCAACGTCGCCGTCGTCACCGAGGAGGGGGTCGACATCACGCGCCACAAGGACATCGACGAGCTGCTCGGCGCCGAAGCGTAG
- the ligA gene encoding ATP-dependent DNA ligase LigA, which translates to MDFAAFADRADALEAEEADLATVGLAAAALADADDDLAVVARFLQGKVFPGWDTRKLAVGPSLCHEAIARAAGTNVTADDVEDRLAETGEIGAVAASYDFGGQTGLAAFGSDAGGGPDDGGSGGDLTVREVFEAFERVAAAEGDGSEDTRRDTLFGLFNRASPAEAKYLARLVLGEMRIGVGGGTVRDAIAEAFLGANVTTPVEERDEDDDTEELVAAVEGALQVTNDYGRVAELARDEGVSGLRDVSLAVGRPVRAMLAQAGGVTDALEEWDAVAVETKYDGARVQLHYDGEETSVYSRNMEDVTDALPELVEHADEHLAAPAIVDGEAVAVDEDGEPLPFQEILRRFRRKYEVDRLREEVTVELRAFDCLHADGEDLLDAPLTERYARLSDVLAVGVSELLVTEDPERIETVEAKSLAAGHEGIMLKNPDSTYSPGKRGRNWLKRKPDVETLDLVVTGAEWGEGRRANLLGTFLLSARDGDGFETIGKVATGITDEELVELTDRLEPHVVRERGTDVEIRPAIVFEVGYEEIQRSPTYSSGYALRFPRFVEVREDKDPDDADSLERVERLADAQ; encoded by the coding sequence ATGGATTTCGCGGCCTTCGCCGACCGCGCGGACGCGCTCGAGGCCGAGGAGGCCGACCTCGCGACCGTCGGCCTCGCGGCGGCCGCGCTCGCGGACGCGGACGACGACCTCGCGGTCGTCGCACGGTTCCTCCAGGGGAAGGTGTTCCCGGGCTGGGACACCCGCAAGCTCGCCGTCGGCCCGTCGCTGTGTCACGAGGCGATCGCCCGCGCCGCCGGCACGAACGTCACCGCGGACGACGTCGAGGATCGGCTCGCCGAGACCGGCGAGATCGGCGCCGTCGCCGCGAGCTACGACTTCGGCGGGCAGACGGGGCTCGCCGCCTTCGGCAGCGACGCCGGCGGTGGCCCGGACGACGGCGGTTCGGGCGGCGACCTCACCGTCCGCGAGGTGTTCGAGGCGTTCGAGCGCGTCGCCGCCGCCGAGGGCGACGGGAGCGAGGACACCCGGCGGGACACCCTGTTCGGGCTGTTCAACCGCGCCTCGCCGGCCGAGGCGAAGTACCTCGCCCGGCTCGTCCTCGGGGAGATGCGGATCGGCGTCGGGGGCGGGACCGTCCGCGACGCGATCGCCGAGGCATTCCTCGGGGCGAACGTCACGACCCCGGTCGAGGAGCGCGACGAGGACGACGACACCGAGGAGCTGGTCGCCGCCGTCGAGGGAGCACTCCAGGTGACGAACGACTACGGCCGGGTCGCCGAACTCGCCCGCGACGAGGGGGTGTCGGGCCTCCGCGACGTCTCGCTGGCGGTCGGCCGCCCCGTCCGTGCGATGCTCGCGCAGGCCGGCGGCGTGACGGATGCGCTGGAGGAGTGGGACGCGGTGGCCGTCGAGACGAAGTACGACGGCGCCCGCGTCCAGCTGCACTACGACGGCGAGGAGACGAGCGTCTACTCGCGGAACATGGAGGACGTGACCGACGCCCTCCCGGAACTCGTCGAGCACGCGGACGAGCACCTCGCCGCGCCGGCCATCGTCGACGGCGAGGCGGTCGCGGTGGACGAGGACGGCGAGCCGCTGCCGTTCCAGGAGATCCTCCGCCGGTTCCGTCGGAAGTACGAGGTCGACCGACTGCGCGAGGAGGTGACGGTCGAACTCCGCGCGTTCGACTGCCTGCACGCGGACGGCGAGGACCTCCTCGACGCCCCCCTCACCGAACGGTACGCGCGGCTCTCGGACGTGCTCGCCGTGGGCGTCTCGGAGCTGCTCGTCACGGAGGACCCCGAGCGGATCGAGACGGTGGAGGCGAAGTCGCTGGCGGCGGGTCACGAGGGGATCATGCTGAAGAACCCGGACTCGACGTACTCGCCGGGCAAGCGCGGGCGGAACTGGCTCAAGCGCAAGCCCGACGTGGAGACGCTCGACCTGGTCGTCACCGGCGCGGAGTGGGGCGAGGGCCGCCGCGCGAACCTGCTCGGGACGTTCCTGCTGTCCGCGCGGGACGGCGACGGGTTCGAGACGATCGGCAAGGTAGCGACGGGCATCACCGACGAGGAGCTGGTCGAACTGACCGACCGCCTCGAACCCCACGTCGTGCGCGAGCGAGGGACGGACGTGGAGATCCGCCCGGCGATCGTCTTCGAGGTCGGCTACGAGGAGATCCAGCGATCCCCGACGTACTCCTCCGGCTACGCCCTCCGTTTCCCGCGGTTCGTCGAGGTGCGCGAGGACAAGGACCCCGACGACGCCGACTCGCTGGAGCGCGTGGAGCGACTCGCGGACGCGCAGTGA